In a single window of the Streptomyces sp. NBC_00285 genome:
- a CDS encoding acyl-CoA carboxylase subunit beta, whose translation MTSIAETLGSPAPAARTTAERLADLAARHQRALAGGSAAAVARQAARGRLTARERVDRLLDAGSFVETGALVCARGGAEAYGDGVVTGSGTVGGRQVCVFAQDATVHGGSMGEAFGEKVVRTMDLALSTGCPVIGLNDSGGARIQEGVASLALYAELARRNVQASGVIPQISVIMGPCAGGAAYSPAITDFTVMVDGTSHMFVTGPDVIEAVTGERTTAEELGGARVSNSGNGNAHFLAEDEDDALDLVRVLLSHLPANNRESPPEYAFAPRTLDATPDDLRLDRIVPDRPEAAYDMCEILRTVVDDGELLQVHELFAPNIICALARVEGRTVGVVANQPLHSAGVLDIDASEKAARFVRFCDAFGIPLLTFADVPGYLSGTRQEQAGIIRRGAKLLYAYAEATVPRVTVVVRKAYGGGYAVMGSKHLGADVNLAWPTARIAVMGAEGAVSVLHRRELAAAAAVGEQAAAELRAKLVEEYETACATPYAAAARGYVDAVIAPSTTRAYITRALRTLRGKRAAVPDRRHGNIPL comes from the coding sequence GTGACCTCGATTGCGGAAACCCTGGGATCGCCCGCGCCCGCTGCGCGTACAACGGCGGAGCGTCTCGCGGACCTTGCCGCCCGACACCAGCGAGCCCTGGCTGGCGGCTCCGCGGCGGCCGTCGCCCGGCAGGCCGCCCGTGGTCGGCTCACCGCCCGCGAACGCGTCGACCGGTTACTGGATGCGGGGTCCTTCGTTGAGACCGGCGCCTTGGTGTGTGCCCGCGGCGGCGCCGAAGCGTACGGCGACGGAGTGGTCACCGGCTCCGGCACTGTCGGCGGGCGCCAGGTGTGCGTGTTCGCGCAGGACGCCACGGTCCATGGCGGGAGTATGGGCGAGGCGTTCGGTGAGAAGGTCGTCAGGACGATGGACCTGGCTCTGAGCACGGGGTGCCCGGTCATCGGCCTCAACGACTCCGGTGGGGCCCGCATCCAGGAGGGCGTGGCCTCCCTCGCCCTCTACGCCGAACTGGCCCGCCGTAACGTCCAGGCGTCGGGCGTCATCCCGCAGATCTCCGTGATCATGGGGCCGTGCGCGGGCGGCGCCGCCTACTCGCCGGCCATCACCGACTTCACCGTCATGGTCGACGGCACCTCGCACATGTTCGTCACCGGCCCGGACGTCATCGAGGCGGTGACCGGGGAACGTACGACGGCCGAGGAACTCGGCGGTGCCCGCGTCAGTAACTCCGGCAACGGCAATGCCCATTTCCTCGCCGAGGACGAGGACGACGCCCTCGACCTCGTCCGGGTGCTGCTCTCCCACCTCCCGGCGAACAACCGCGAGAGCCCGCCCGAGTACGCCTTCGCACCGCGCACCCTCGACGCCACCCCCGACGACCTGCGCCTCGACCGCATCGTTCCCGACCGGCCGGAGGCCGCGTACGACATGTGCGAGATCCTGCGCACCGTCGTCGACGACGGCGAACTGCTCCAGGTGCACGAGCTGTTCGCACCCAACATCATCTGCGCCCTGGCCCGCGTCGAGGGCCGCACCGTCGGGGTTGTCGCCAACCAGCCGCTGCACAGCGCCGGGGTGCTCGACATCGACGCTTCCGAGAAGGCCGCGCGCTTCGTGCGGTTCTGCGACGCGTTCGGCATCCCGCTGCTGACCTTCGCCGACGTCCCCGGCTATCTCTCGGGCACCCGTCAGGAGCAGGCCGGGATCATCCGGCGCGGCGCCAAACTGCTGTACGCCTACGCCGAGGCCACCGTGCCCAGGGTCACCGTCGTGGTCCGCAAGGCCTACGGCGGGGGATACGCCGTCATGGGCTCCAAGCACCTCGGAGCCGACGTCAACCTCGCCTGGCCCACCGCCAGGATCGCCGTGATGGGCGCCGAGGGCGCGGTCAGCGTGCTGCACCGCCGCGAACTCGCCGCCGCGGCGGCCGTCGGAGAGCAGGCCGCGGCGGAGCTGAGGGCGAAGCTCGTGGAGGAGTACGAGACGGCCTGCGCCACCCCCTACGCGGCTGCGGCGCGAGGCTACGTCGACGCCGTCATCGCACCGAGCACCACCCGGGCGTACATCACCCGGGCCCTGCGGACACTGCGCGGCAAACGAGCCGCCGTCCCCGACCGGAGGCACGGCAACATCCCGCTGTGA
- a CDS encoding amino acid permease produces MTVSKSAAAIAAAPSAVVGGRGPRPSVLFFAFAFAVIADPVSSVAYAIEAALRALDGDLALLLPTMSLVIGLVVVVTANYWQLVRRFPQGGGAAAAAGRAFGARWTFLPIGALVVDFVLTIGISTAAAASAVIALFPGLAPLRIPMALLLLVVVAGLTWFGHGGRLLFAFMTVAFVIISVAVLILGFTSPHATGHAATSADPGRSAMLAVVLAFPVAMALATGIEAPSTAIAQLGQLDDTHRRRFGRGTLALLVVIVGGLTLALTALAVQLHIGIPGTDSTQIADIAHAAAGPGWLYSAFQLTSSMLLLAAASSSFQAGPGLLKALSGTPERPGVLPPVLGRVNRHHTPYWSVVVYLAAAGLIIVAAAGKEQELVLFYAVAVFVSFLVGLVAMARFARREDKTALAWANALAAVAVAFTLAVNLLRGWPVLSLVATLLIAAGLYLRWKRAGRPTGIEDVEARAEAE; encoded by the coding sequence GTGACCGTCTCGAAGTCGGCCGCCGCCATCGCGGCTGCTCCGTCTGCTGTCGTGGGTGGCCGTGGCCCGCGCCCTTCCGTTCTCTTCTTCGCGTTCGCCTTCGCGGTGATCGCCGACCCCGTCTCCTCGGTGGCGTACGCGATCGAGGCGGCGCTGCGCGCCCTGGACGGCGACCTGGCGCTGCTGTTGCCCACGATGAGCCTGGTCATCGGGCTCGTCGTGGTCGTCACCGCCAACTACTGGCAGCTCGTCCGGCGCTTTCCCCAGGGCGGCGGTGCGGCGGCCGCGGCCGGGCGGGCGTTCGGCGCGCGCTGGACGTTCCTGCCCATCGGCGCGCTGGTCGTCGACTTCGTCCTGACCATCGGCATCTCGACCGCGGCCGCGGCCAGCGCGGTCATCGCCCTCTTCCCCGGGCTTGCTCCGCTGCGCATCCCGATGGCGCTTTTGCTGCTGGTCGTGGTGGCGGGGCTGACCTGGTTCGGGCACGGCGGACGGCTGCTGTTCGCCTTCATGACCGTGGCCTTCGTCATCATCTCCGTGGCCGTACTGATCCTCGGCTTCACCTCGCCCCATGCCACCGGCCACGCCGCCACCTCGGCCGACCCAGGCCGTTCGGCGATGCTCGCGGTGGTCCTGGCGTTCCCGGTCGCGATGGCGCTGGCCACCGGAATCGAGGCGCCGTCGACCGCCATCGCCCAGCTCGGCCAGCTCGACGACACCCACCGCCGCCGCTTCGGCCGCGGCACCCTCGCGCTGCTGGTCGTCATCGTGGGAGGGCTGACTCTGGCTCTGACGGCGCTGGCCGTTCAGCTGCACATCGGGATCCCCGGCACGGACTCCACCCAGATCGCCGACATCGCGCACGCAGCCGCAGGACCCGGCTGGCTCTACAGCGCCTTCCAGCTGACCAGCTCGATGCTCCTGCTCGCTGCGGCCAGCTCTTCCTTCCAGGCCGGCCCCGGACTGCTCAAGGCCCTGTCCGGCACGCCCGAACGGCCCGGAGTGCTGCCGCCGGTCCTCGGCCGGGTCAACCGCCATCACACCCCCTACTGGTCGGTGGTGGTCTACCTCGCCGCCGCCGGGCTCATCATCGTCGCCGCGGCGGGCAAGGAGCAGGAGCTCGTGCTGTTCTACGCGGTCGCCGTCTTCGTCAGCTTCCTCGTCGGACTCGTCGCCATGGCCCGCTTCGCCCGCCGCGAGGACAAAACGGCCCTGGCCTGGGCGAACGCCCTGGCCGCCGTGGCCGTCGCCTTCACTCTGGCGGTGAACCTGCTGCGCGGCTGGCCGGTGCTGTCCCTGGTGGCCACCCTGCTCATCGCGGCCGGCCTGTACCTGCGGTGGAAGCGGGCCGGGCGCCCCACCGGTATTGAAGACGTCGAGGCGCGCGCCGAGGCGGAGTGA
- a CDS encoding alpha/beta fold hydrolase produces MPSVYRDPKCRQQVREWCLKRLDEWDVPHHRQEISTAAGATSVVTVGPAPAAASPTVVLVPGTNTNGAVYRHIAGALAARWPTVVLDVPGQPGLSADIRPRRRRSAWYGQWLTEALEQTVPGNALVVGHSLGGAIVLASASPRIAWRVVLSSAGLVRLLVPPAVMVATVPWLTRPTVPRAARMLRPMVAPGGRVPDELAEWMALVARCCRSSLAPPPLPPALLDERRAVPCLVATGRYDVFLPPRRVGPAAYRHLGTRLHVLDGSGHLLLDEAPDDIVRLVGRALAASGRDGA; encoded by the coding sequence GTGCCCTCCGTCTATCGCGACCCCAAGTGCCGTCAGCAGGTGCGGGAATGGTGTCTTAAGCGACTCGATGAGTGGGACGTCCCGCACCACCGGCAGGAGATCTCGACAGCGGCCGGTGCCACCAGCGTCGTCACGGTCGGCCCGGCCCCAGCAGCCGCGTCGCCGACGGTGGTGCTGGTGCCCGGTACGAACACGAACGGTGCCGTCTACCGGCACATTGCCGGGGCACTGGCCGCCCGCTGGCCCACGGTGGTGCTCGATGTGCCCGGGCAGCCCGGGCTGAGCGCGGACATCCGTCCGCGCCGCAGGCGGTCGGCGTGGTACGGGCAGTGGCTCACCGAGGCACTGGAGCAGACGGTGCCGGGCAATGCCCTGGTCGTCGGGCACTCGCTCGGCGGAGCCATCGTGCTCGCCTCCGCCTCCCCGCGGATCGCCTGGCGGGTCGTGCTGTCCAGCGCCGGGCTCGTGCGGCTGCTCGTCCCGCCGGCCGTCATGGTCGCGACGGTGCCGTGGCTGACCCGGCCGACCGTGCCACGGGCGGCCCGGATGCTGCGGCCCATGGTGGCTCCGGGTGGTCGCGTGCCGGATGAGCTGGCGGAGTGGATGGCCCTGGTCGCCCGCTGCTGCCGCAGCAGCCTTGCCCCTCCCCCGCTGCCTCCGGCGCTGTTGGACGAGCGCCGGGCGGTGCCCTGTCTGGTGGCCACCGGCCGCTACGACGTCTTCCTGCCGCCGCGGCGGGTGGGGCCTGCCGCCTATCGGCATCTGGGCACCCGGTTGCACGTCCTGGACGGTTCGGGGCATCTGCTGCTGGACGAGGCGCCCGACGACATCGTCAGGCTGGTGGGGCGGGCACTGGCCGCGTCGGGCAGGGATGGCGCATAG
- a CDS encoding CBS domain-containing protein: MRARDLAVEYESVSVDSDALDAARLMAEHKLPGLLVLDERGEPKAILPASQMIKVLVPAYVIEDPTLAAVVDEQHADRLCQALAGRRVGDCLPKTAAPPPIADPDDTALEVAALMAQVRSPLVAVAEKAKDGTRLLGVITASHLLHELLGKTGTLSCTPSD, translated from the coding sequence GTGCGCGCACGTGACCTGGCGGTGGAATACGAGTCGGTGAGCGTCGACAGCGATGCCCTGGACGCGGCTCGGCTGATGGCCGAGCACAAGCTGCCCGGGCTGCTCGTGCTGGACGAGCGCGGGGAGCCGAAGGCCATCCTGCCCGCCTCCCAGATGATCAAGGTGCTGGTTCCCGCTTACGTCATCGAGGACCCCACGCTCGCCGCGGTAGTCGACGAGCAGCACGCCGACCGGCTGTGCCAGGCGCTGGCCGGCCGCCGCGTCGGCGACTGTCTCCCCAAAACCGCGGCCCCGCCGCCGATCGCCGACCCGGACGACACCGCGCTGGAGGTCGCCGCGCTGATGGCGCAGGTGCGCAGTCCCTTGGTGGCGGTCGCAGAGAAGGCCAAGGACGGCACGCGTCTCCTCGGCGTCATCACCGCCTCGCACCTGCTGCACGAACTCCTGGGAAAGACGGGCACGTTGAGCTGCACGCCAAGCGACTGA
- a CDS encoding DUF4118 domain-containing protein: MRMSLRNRIALAAALLAPLVVALALVPFRTHMTSANLALILVVVVVAVATLGSRAGGVAAALSAAAWFDFFLTRPFQRFTISHGDDITTTFLLLAVGVAVSQLAAHARTLKLVTVTDAAHLARIHETASLVQAGGSPYAVVDQVGHQLTEILGLRGSRFEHGTLLGRHPRLEQDGSVTVGRAHWDLDKDGWPGEEIELRAQVGGRYLGRFMLEPEPGTVPPPLQTRLVAVSLADHVGAALDTTGPVLDR, from the coding sequence ATGCGGATGTCCCTGCGTAACCGGATCGCCCTGGCGGCTGCTCTGCTCGCGCCGCTTGTCGTCGCGCTCGCCCTGGTGCCCTTCCGTACCCACATGACGTCCGCGAACCTGGCGCTGATCCTGGTCGTGGTGGTCGTGGCGGTCGCCACGCTGGGCAGCCGGGCAGGCGGGGTGGCGGCCGCACTGTCGGCGGCGGCCTGGTTCGACTTCTTCCTCACCCGACCCTTCCAGCGGTTCACCATCTCCCATGGCGACGACATCACCACGACCTTCCTGCTGCTGGCGGTGGGCGTGGCCGTCTCCCAACTGGCGGCCCACGCCCGCACCTTGAAGCTGGTCACCGTCACCGACGCGGCGCATCTGGCGCGGATCCACGAAACTGCCTCCCTGGTCCAGGCCGGCGGCTCGCCGTATGCGGTGGTGGACCAGGTAGGGCATCAGCTCACCGAGATTCTGGGACTGCGTGGCTCCCGGTTCGAGCACGGCACGCTGCTCGGCCGACATCCCCGCCTGGAACAGGACGGTTCAGTGACCGTCGGCCGGGCCCACTGGGACCTGGACAAGGACGGCTGGCCCGGCGAGGAGATCGAACTGCGCGCCCAGGTGGGCGGCCGCTACCTGGGCCGCTTCATGCTGGAGCCGGAACCCGGCACGGTACCGCCGCCTCTACAGACGCGCCTGGTAGCGGTGAGCCTGGCCGACCACGTCGGGGCAGCACTGGACACCACCGGGCCGGTGCTCGACCGCTGA
- a CDS encoding Rv1733c family protein → MASTPRGTVRWWRWRRNPLRRRSDVVETWAVLVAWALAVAGGLLAGLVTAVTVERGLDRERAERQGVSAVVTKDAVDEVSARPDGNRRAWAPVRWVAPDGWSHTDRTRHPDPAPGQAPGSPSGPTGAEVWPPRRCPPRMRPSAR, encoded by the coding sequence GTGGCGAGTACACCACGTGGGACGGTGCGGTGGTGGCGTTGGAGGCGCAACCCGCTGCGGCGGCGCAGCGACGTCGTCGAAACCTGGGCGGTGCTCGTCGCCTGGGCGCTCGCCGTGGCTGGGGGGCTGCTGGCGGGCCTGGTGACCGCGGTCACCGTCGAGCGGGGCCTCGACCGGGAACGGGCCGAGCGGCAGGGGGTGTCGGCCGTCGTCACGAAGGACGCGGTGGACGAGGTGTCCGCGCGGCCGGACGGGAACCGGCGGGCGTGGGCCCCCGTTCGCTGGGTTGCCCCCGACGGCTGGTCGCATACGGACCGGACCCGGCACCCGGACCCGGCACCCGGGCAGGCACCCGGGTCACCGTCTGGACCGACAGGCGCGGAGGTCTGGCCTCCGCGCCGTTGTCCCCCGCGGATGCGGCCTTCCGCGCGGTGA
- a CDS encoding ArsB/NhaD family transporter, producing MSDWHSWAAMAVFVGAYVLIITERVHRTAAALGGAGFMLVISATDGKAAFYSEHTGIDWNVIFLLLGMMAIVGVLRQTGLFEYLAIWSVKRARGRPFRVMAMLVVITAVASALLDNVTTVLLIAPVTLLVCERLGLASAPFLIAEVFASNIGGTATLVGDPPNIIIASRAGLTFNDFLVHLAPIAALLTAVLLVLCRVMFRKAFVYDEERAGQVMALTEREAIRDPRLLWQGLAVLALVVAGFVLHPVLHYEPSVVALLGAGLLVAVSRVETRQLLGEVEWPTLAFFAGLFVMVGALIETGVIGDLSSALADATGGRELGATLTLLGGSAVLSGIVDNIPYVATMAPITADLVKDMGGAAGGHHVLWWALALGADLGGNATAIGASANVVVLGIAERNRQPISFWQFTKYGLVVMLVTVAISALYLWLRYFVLA from the coding sequence ATGAGTGATTGGCACAGCTGGGCGGCCATGGCCGTGTTCGTCGGCGCGTACGTACTGATCATCACCGAGCGCGTCCACCGCACGGCCGCGGCCCTCGGCGGCGCCGGGTTCATGCTCGTGATCAGTGCCACCGACGGCAAGGCGGCGTTCTACTCCGAGCACACCGGCATCGACTGGAACGTCATCTTCCTGCTGCTGGGGATGATGGCGATCGTCGGCGTACTGCGGCAGACTGGCCTGTTCGAGTACCTGGCCATCTGGTCGGTCAAGCGGGCCCGCGGCAGACCGTTCCGCGTGATGGCGATGCTCGTCGTCATCACCGCGGTCGCCTCCGCGCTGCTCGACAATGTGACCACCGTGCTGCTGATCGCCCCGGTCACCCTGCTGGTGTGCGAACGGCTCGGCCTGGCCTCCGCGCCGTTCCTGATCGCCGAGGTGTTCGCCTCGAACATCGGCGGCACCGCGACCCTGGTCGGTGACCCGCCCAACATCATCATCGCCAGCCGGGCCGGGCTGACCTTCAACGACTTCCTGGTCCACCTCGCTCCGATCGCAGCCCTGCTGACGGCGGTGCTGCTGGTGCTGTGCCGGGTGATGTTCCGCAAGGCGTTCGTCTACGACGAAGAGCGCGCCGGGCAGGTCATGGCGCTGACCGAGCGCGAGGCCATCCGCGACCCGCGGCTGCTGTGGCAGGGCCTTGCCGTCCTGGCCCTCGTCGTCGCCGGGTTCGTCCTCCACCCCGTCCTGCACTACGAGCCGAGCGTGGTCGCCCTGCTCGGCGCCGGACTGCTCGTCGCCGTCTCCAGAGTGGAGACCCGGCAGCTTCTGGGCGAAGTGGAGTGGCCCACCCTTGCCTTCTTCGCCGGCCTGTTCGTCATGGTCGGCGCGCTGATCGAGACCGGCGTCATCGGCGATCTCTCCAGCGCCCTCGCGGACGCCACCGGCGGCCGCGAACTCGGCGCCACACTCACCCTGCTGGGCGGCTCGGCCGTGCTGTCCGGCATCGTGGACAACATCCCCTACGTGGCCACCATGGCGCCCATCACCGCAGACCTGGTCAAGGACATGGGCGGCGCGGCCGGCGGCCACCACGTGCTGTGGTGGGCCCTGGCCCTCGGCGCCGACCTGGGTGGCAACGCCACCGCGATCGGCGCCAGTGCCAACGTAGTCGTCCTCGGCATCGCCGAGCGCAACCGGCAGCCCATTTCCTTCTGGCAGTTCACCAAGTACGGCCTCGTCGTCATGCTCGTCACGGTCGCTATCAGTGCGCTGTACTTGTGGCTGCGGTACTTCGTGCTCGCCTGA
- a CDS encoding cation:proton antiporter — MVLVAVFGVALLVAVLLSGLAARTVLSTSLLFLAGGALVSDGFLGLIHITPDSEIVSVTADLALFAVLFTDGQHVSFAKLRANWRNPARALGLGMPLAFVFMALVAHYLVGLDWTTSFLVGAVLAPTDPVFASAIVGRKEVPAKLRELLNVESGINDGLALPVVVLLIAAAGPVAGHTSEASLGTIALELALGLAFGILLPLTVNGLVRFRLPGAEPKLQQLLPLATGISLYGLCHLTHANPYLAAFSAGAVLTATAPEAKEAFEPLGEALAELAKFAALLVFGALLTPRLFADLTWQGYVAVVLAIFLIRPASLLISLVGTRFERREKLTAAWFGPKGFASVVYGLLVLQSGIPQAEEAYTLIAVCIAFSIVAHSSTDVPIARMFDVEDLVGLPDDAHDTNTGENDQERKTAV, encoded by the coding sequence GTGGTACTCGTTGCTGTCTTCGGGGTGGCATTGCTCGTCGCAGTGCTGCTGTCCGGGCTTGCCGCCCGCACCGTGCTGTCCACCTCCCTCCTCTTCCTCGCCGGCGGCGCGCTGGTCAGTGATGGCTTCCTCGGACTGATCCACATCACGCCGGACAGCGAGATCGTGTCGGTCACGGCCGACCTGGCGCTGTTCGCGGTGCTGTTCACCGACGGCCAGCACGTCTCCTTCGCCAAGCTGCGCGCCAACTGGCGTAACCCCGCAAGGGCGCTGGGCCTGGGCATGCCGCTGGCGTTCGTGTTCATGGCATTGGTCGCCCACTACCTGGTCGGCCTGGACTGGACGACGTCGTTCCTGGTCGGCGCGGTACTGGCACCCACCGACCCGGTGTTCGCCTCTGCGATCGTGGGCCGCAAGGAAGTGCCGGCCAAGCTGCGGGAACTGCTCAACGTCGAGAGCGGCATCAACGACGGCCTCGCACTGCCGGTGGTGGTACTGCTGATCGCGGCCGCAGGCCCGGTCGCCGGTCACACGAGCGAGGCGTCGCTCGGGACGATCGCGCTGGAGCTGGCCCTCGGCCTCGCCTTCGGCATCCTGCTGCCGCTGACCGTCAACGGCCTCGTACGGTTCCGGCTGCCGGGCGCTGAGCCCAAACTGCAGCAGCTCTTGCCGCTGGCGACTGGGATCAGCCTGTACGGCCTGTGCCACCTCACCCACGCCAACCCCTACCTGGCCGCGTTCTCCGCCGGCGCCGTGCTCACCGCCACCGCACCGGAGGCAAAGGAGGCGTTCGAACCGCTGGGCGAGGCCCTGGCGGAGCTGGCGAAATTCGCCGCACTGCTGGTGTTCGGCGCGCTGCTGACGCCACGTCTGTTCGCGGACCTTACGTGGCAGGGGTACGTGGCGGTGGTCCTGGCGATCTTCCTGATCCGCCCGGCCTCGCTGCTGATCTCGCTGGTCGGTACGCGGTTCGAGCGGCGCGAGAAGCTGACCGCGGCGTGGTTCGGACCGAAGGGCTTCGCGTCGGTGGTGTATGGGCTGCTGGTGCTGCAGTCCGGCATCCCGCAGGCAGAGGAGGCGTACACGCTGATCGCGGTGTGTATCGCGTTCTCGATCGTCGCGCATTCCAGCACCGACGTGCCCATCGCCCGCATGTTCGACGTCGAGGACCTGGTCGGCCTCCCCGACGACGCACACGACACGAACACCGGTGAGAACGACCAGGAGAGAAAGACGGCCGTATGA